A genomic window from Lycium barbarum isolate Lr01 chromosome 4, ASM1917538v2, whole genome shotgun sequence includes:
- the LOC132635075 gene encoding protein YABBY 4-like, whose amino-acid sequence MSSSNSLSLDHLPPTSEQLCYAHCNVCDTVLAVSVPCTSLFKTVTVRCGHCTNLLPGLLLPSTNHHHQLHQFGHTYFSPSHNLLEEITNATPNFLMNQSNSADFVLPARPGFDDLPRPPVINRPPEKRQRVPSAYNRFIKEEIQRIKAGNPDISHREAFSAAAKNWAHFPHIQFGLMPDQTVKRAHVRQQDGEDGLFSTSANVSVSPY is encoded by the exons ATGTCATCTTCAAATAGCTTGTCATTGGACCACCTCCCTCCTACTTCCGAGCAGCTCTGCTATGCCCATTGCAACGTCTGTGACACTGTCCTCGCG GTAAGTGTTCCGTGCACAAGTTTGTTCAAGACTGTGACGGTTCGATGTGGCCACTGCACTAATCTCTTGCCAGGATTGCTTTTGCCTTCCACTAATCATCATCATCAGCTTCATCAATTTGGTCACACTTATTTCTCTCCTTCCCACAATCTTCtg GAAGAAATAACCAACGCAACCCCAAATTTCTTGATGAACCAGAGTAACTCCGCTGATTTTGTCCTGCCTGCTCGGCCTGGATTTGATGATCTTCCTAGGCCACCCGTTATTAACAGAC CTCCTGAGAAGAGACAACGGGTGCCCTCTGCTTACAACAGATTCATCAA GGAAGAGATCCAACGCATAAAAGCAGGGAATCCTGACATTAGCCACAGAGAAGCATTTAGCGCCGCTGCAAAAAAT TGGGCCCACTTTCCACACATTCAATTTGGCCTCATGCCTGATCAGACTGTTAAGAGGGCTCATGTGCGCCAACAG GATGGAGAAGATGGTTTGTTTAGTACTTCAGCCAACGTTAGTGTCTCCCCTTACTGA
- the LOC132635076 gene encoding monocopper oxidase-like protein SKU5, giving the protein MASSTWSFQITFICIFLFMGLSFAGDPFKFFNFEVSYIEASPLGVPQQVIAINGKFPGPTMNVTTNDNVVVNVRNKLEEDLLFHWSGVQQKRSSWQDGLLGTNCPIPSKWNWTYQFQVKDQIGSFFYFPSLNFQRASGGFGGLTINNRGEIPIPFDFPYDDMTIMIGDWYTRNHTSLRNTLLAGKDLGKPDGVLINGKGPYRYNDTIVPDGIDYETITVHPGKTYRIRVSNVGISTSLNFRIQNHNLLLAEAEGSYTVQQNYTSLDIHVGQSYSFLITMDQNASSDYYIVASARFVNQSQWQRVTGVGILKYTNSKGKAHGPLPEPPQDEFDKTFSMNQARSIRWNVSASGARPNPQGSFRYGSINVTEIYVIQNLPPRMVDGKRRTTLNGISFVNPKTPIRLADKYKLKGVYKLDFPTAPLSGPPKMETSVINGTYRGFMEIILQNNDTKVHTYHMSGYAFFVVGMDYGVWSNNSRGTYNKWDGIARTTTQVFPGAWTAILVSLDNVGIWNLRTENLDSWFLGQETYIRVVNSEASNKTELPMPDNALFCGKLSKLQKPQDTSSAKSIRGNGSKFSFMMMLLVSAIFAVFQ; this is encoded by the exons ATGGCTTCCTCAACTTGGTCTTTCCAAATTACCTTTATTTGCATTTTCTTGTTTATGGGGTTAAGTTTTGCTGGAGATCCATTTAAGTTTTTTAACTTTGAAGTCTCATACATTGAAGCTTCACCACTTGGTGTGCCCCAACAG GTTATTGCTATTAATGGAAAATTTCCTGGACCAACAATGAATGTGACAACTAATGAcaatgttgttgttaatgtgaGGAACAAATTAGAGGAAGACCTCCTCTTTCATTG GTCTGGGGTTCAGCAAAAGAGGAGTTCTTGGCAAGATGGATTACTAGGAACAAACTGTCCAATCCCTTCAAAGTGGAACTGGACTTACCAATTTCAAGTGAAGGACCAAATTGGAAGTTTTTTTTACTTCCCTTCACTAAATTTTCAGAGAGCATCAGGTGGTTTTGGTGGATTAACAATTAACAACAGGGGTGAAATTCCAATCCCTTTTGATTTtccatatgatgatatgactattatgATTGGTGATTGGTACACCAGAAATCACACG TCTTTGAGGAACACTCTTCTTGCTGGGAAAGATCTGGGGAAGCCAGATGGTGTTTTAATTAATGGGAAAGGTCCTTATAGATACAATGATACTATTGTGCCTGATGGCATTGACTATGAAACAATCACTGTCCATCCAG GCAAAACCTATAGAATTCGTGTAAGCAATGTTGGAATATCAACGAGCTTGAACTTCAGAATTCAGAATCATAACTTACTTTTGGCAGAAGCAGAGGGATCATATACTGTGCAGCAAAACTATACTAGCTTAGACATTCATGTTGGGCAATCATACTCCTTTTTGATAACCATGGATCAGAATGCAAGTTCTGATTACTATATTGTCGCCAGTGCCAGATTTGTCAACCAATCACAATGGCAAAGAGTCACTGGTGTAGGCATTTTGAAATATACAAACTCCAAAGGAAAGGCACACGGCCCTCTTCCTGAACCACCACAAGATGAATTCGACAAAACTTTCTCCATGAACCAGGCTAGATCTATCAG ATGGAATGTATCTGCCAGCGGAGCTCGCCCAAATCCTCAAGGTTCTTTCAGATATGGCTCGATTAATGTCACAGAGATATACGTGATCCAAAATTTGCCGCCAAGGATGGTAGACGGAAAAAGGAGAACAACACTTAATGGAATTTCATTTGTTAATCCCAAAACACCAATCAGACTTGCTGACAAGTACAAATTGAAGGGTGTATATAAGCTAGATTTCCCTACAGCACCACTATCCGGACCTCCTAAAATGGAAACCTCTGTTATTAATGGAACCTACAGGGGATTTATGGAAATAATATTACAAAACAATGATACCAAAGTTCACACATACCATATGAGTGGATATGCCTTTTTTGTGGTCGG GATGGATTATGGTGTGTGGTCAAATAATAGTAGGGGCACTTATAACAAATGGGATGGAATAGCTCGCACCACAACACAG GTTTTCCCAGGGGCATGGACAGCAATCTTGGTTTCCCTTGACAATGTTGGAATTTGGAACCTGAGGACAGAAAACCTTGATTCATGGTTTCTAGGCCAAGAAACATACATAAGGGTCGTTAACTCCGAGGCCTCTAACAAAACAGAGTTGCCAATGCCAGACAATGCACTCTTCTGTGGCAAACTTAGCAAACTGCAAAA GCCTCAAGATACATCATCTGCAAAATCCATTAGAGGCAACGGGTCGAAATTCTCTTTCATGATGATGCTGCTGGTATCTGCAATATTTGCTGTGTTCCAGTAG